The following proteins are encoded in a genomic region of Fusarium oxysporum f. sp. lycopersici 4287 chromosome 1, whole genome shotgun sequence:
- a CDS encoding 30S ribosomal protein S5 codes for MPCWTPATISSRRSKAPRERCNGPDKSEWIDNYGQKMMKITDKKTSDQLTRAMVRALRRVKESQGEDLIDLTEDELKDIEKDPELIKRYIIAEDGPEPTANDKGPEFMTRSQAEKLDEAVDEAWEAELDKIVGFGSQGEVEPSNLELIQDGPAGVDRTYTAEAPDLGKVPGVKGLYKHAVDPEDQGQDDSGKYQEIKRLTGMSLKDIRSLLTKGLVTRWVSNQTRLGKVRSTSVVAIAGNGNGRLGLGMAKSTEAGVAEETAQMLAIRNMKPVRRYENRTIYGNVSAKISGTVVELMARPPGFGLRCPHRIFEMCRAAGIHDIAARMPRSKNPMNSVKAAYQALTNQPDPEQIAIGRGKKLVDVRKVYYGGAVY; via the exons ATGCCGTGCTGGACCCCCGCTACGATATCAAGCCGGAGATCGAAGGCACCCCGAGAGAGGTGCAATGGCCCTGACAAGAGCGAATGGATCGACAATTACGGACAAAAAATGATGAAGATCACTGACAAGAAGACGAGCGACCAACTTACCCGAGCCATGGTTCGAGCACTGCGGCGTGTGAAGGAGAGCCAGGGAGAGGACTTGATAGATCTCACTGAggatgagctcaaggacaTTGAAAAGGACCCTGAGCTGATCAAGCGCTACATCATCGCCGAGGACGGCCCTGAGCCCACTGCAAACGATAAGGGTCCCGAGTTCATGACTCGCTCccaggctgagaagctggATGAGGCTGTTGACGAGGCATGGGAGGCCGAGCTCGACAAGATTGTTGGTTTCGGCAGTCAGGGTGAGGTCGAGCCCTCGAACCTTGAGCTCATTCAGGATGGCCCCGCGGGAGTTGATCGGACCTACACGGCTGAGGCACCTGATCTTGGTAAGGTCCCCGGTGTCAAAGGCTTGTACAAGCACGCCGTTGACCCCGAGGATCAGGGCCAGGATGACTCGGGCAAGTACCAAGAGATCAAGCGCCTGACAGGCATGAGTCTCAAGGACATTCGCTCGCTGCTGACCAAGGGTCTTGTGACTCGTTGGGTCTCCAATCAAACTCGTCTGGGCAAGGTCCGTAGTACGTCTGTGGTTGCCATTGCTGGTAACGGCAATGGCCGTCTAGGACTTGGAATGGCAAAGTCTACTGAGGCCGGTGTGGCTGAGGAGACAGCTCAGATGTTGGCTATCCGCAACATGAAACCCGTCCGACGATATGAGAACCGTACTATCTATGGTAATGTGTCTGCCAAGATTTCAGGCACTGTAGTCGAGCTGATGGCCCGTCCTCCCG GCTTCGGACTCCGCTGCCCTCACCGCATCTTCGAGATGTGCCGCGCCGCCGGTATCCACGATATCGCTGCTCGCATGCCCCGATCCAAGAACCCCATGAACTCCGTCAAGGCAGCGTACCAAGCGTTGACCAACCAGCCCGACCCCGAGCAGATCGCCATCGGTCGGGGTAAGAAGCTGGTGGACGTGCGCAAGGTGTACTATGGAGGAGCTGTATATTAA